The Pleuronectes platessa chromosome 23, fPlePla1.1, whole genome shotgun sequence genome contains a region encoding:
- the LOC128429900 gene encoding uncharacterized protein LOC128429900, which yields MILILLLITMISCVCGTSFLKVKQTHYQAEENDNITLEWMFTTRSDKSPNLLFIICNLITDLRVSVLYRLHNGVEVPESQDEQFSGRVQWDRDVLREGRLRLHVSRLRTEDSGRYKCVVRTGSDLSADQCWLNVTASVAQEQHTTPTVNPEPLRQERFYVFIGALVLTAGIILVGTAAAAGRKVAKVVITVIVVIAAVVVIVIVYSIAVETETAPEANVLEWLFGGFTLLAVFLALLTPYLSTCSQER from the exons atgatcctgatcctgctgctcatcaccatgATCTCCTGTGTCTGTG GAACTTCTTTTTTGAAAGTGAAACAGACCCACTATCAGGCAGAGGAGAACGACAACATCACTCTGGAATGGATGTTCACAACCAGAAGTGACAAATCCCCAAACTTACTCTTTATCATCTGTAACCTAATAACAGACCTCAGAGTCTCTGTCCTGTATCGACTACATAACGGTGTTGAAGTCCCGGAGTCTCAGGATGAACAGTTTTCAGGACGAGTCCAGTGGGACAGAGACGTCCTCAGAGAAGGACGACTCAGACTTCATGTGTCCAGACTCAGGACTGAAGACTCAGGCCGGTACAAGTGTGTAGTGAGGACAGGATCTGACCTGAGTGCAGATCAATGCTGGCTCAATGTTACTG CCTCTGTTGCTCAGGAACAACATACGACTCCAACTGTGAACCCAGAGCCACTGCGTCAGGAAAGGTTCTACGTCTTCATTGGTGCACTAGTATTGACAGCAGGAATCATATTAGtagggacagcagcagcagcaggaaggaaagTAGCTAAAGTAGTGATAACAGTAATAGTAGTGATAGCAGCAGTAGTAGTGATAGTAATAGTATATTCAATAGCAGTAGAAACAGAGACTGCACCAGAAGCGAACGTATTAGAATGGTTGTTTGGAGGATTTACATTATTAGCAGTGTTTTTAGCTCTGTTAACTCCCTATTTAAGCACTTGCTCACAGGAGCGATAG